In Ferribacterium limneticum, a genomic segment contains:
- a CDS encoding sensor histidine kinase has protein sequence MTPDTDTKTAELQRAFAMFNQVSAELTQAYEALQVRATSLTEELAVANGELRRQYQEKEALSERLSSLLDALPAGVVLLDSSAIVVAVNPAAMAIFGADMVGRHWGDVARASLEPTMAVGEWLHGDGRLSIGESALPSAGGKILLIHDVTAAHRMKTELERNQRLAAMGEMAASLAHQLRTPLAAALLYTSNLGEAGVSDEARARFSEKASGQLRRLERLIQDVLLFARGESIGRDVIPVSDLLAEAAQTVEPLMREHGLEFVSDDDCAGAVIVGSRKALFGALVNLLENAMQASTGGGKICLSGNRRGDLVAIGVRDSGPGITREMQARIFEPFFTTKGQGTGLGLAIALGVARAHGGTIELFSEPGDGAEFVITLPVAPVESESEHHG, from the coding sequence TTGACACCAGATACCGACACCAAGACGGCCGAATTGCAACGGGCATTTGCCATGTTCAATCAGGTATCGGCTGAGCTGACTCAGGCCTACGAGGCTTTGCAGGTTCGTGCCACCTCGCTGACCGAAGAACTGGCGGTGGCCAATGGTGAATTGCGTCGGCAATATCAGGAAAAGGAAGCGCTTTCCGAGCGCCTCTCGTCCCTGCTCGATGCCTTGCCGGCCGGTGTCGTGCTGCTTGATTCATCGGCCATCGTTGTTGCGGTCAACCCGGCGGCAATGGCCATTTTCGGCGCTGACATGGTTGGGCGCCATTGGGGCGATGTGGCTCGGGCCAGCCTGGAGCCCACAATGGCCGTTGGCGAGTGGCTGCACGGCGATGGTCGTTTGTCGATCGGGGAAAGCGCGCTGCCTTCAGCTGGCGGGAAAATTCTCTTGATTCACGACGTGACCGCAGCCCACCGAATGAAAACCGAACTGGAGCGCAACCAGCGCCTGGCAGCCATGGGTGAAATGGCTGCTTCGCTGGCGCATCAGCTGCGTACGCCGCTGGCTGCCGCGCTGCTCTATACCTCCAACTTGGGGGAGGCAGGGGTGTCGGATGAGGCGCGGGCTCGTTTCTCGGAAAAGGCAAGCGGGCAGTTGCGTCGTCTTGAGCGGCTGATTCAGGATGTTCTGCTCTTTGCCCGGGGGGAAAGCATCGGGCGGGATGTCATTCCGGTTTCCGATTTGCTGGCCGAAGCGGCCCAAACGGTCGAGCCGCTGATGCGCGAGCATGGCCTTGAGTTTGTATCGGATGATGACTGCGCCGGGGCGGTTATTGTCGGTAGTCGAAAAGCCTTGTTCGGGGCGCTTGTCAATTTGCTGGAGAACGCCATGCAGGCAAGCACCGGGGGCGGCAAAATTTGCCTCTCCGGCAATCGTCGCGGCGACCTGGTGGCGATTGGCGTGCGCGATAGCGGACCGGGGATCACGCGCGAAATGCAGGCGCGCATCTTTGAGCCATTTTTTACCACCAAGGGGCAAGGAACCGGCTTGGGGTTGGCCATTGCGTTGGGCGTGGCGCGGGCGCACGGCGGCACCATCGAGCTTTTTTCCGAGCCGGGAGACGGCGCCGAATTTGTCATCACCTTGCCGGTTGCCCCGGTAGAGAGCGAATCTGAACACCATGGCTGA
- a CDS encoding sigma-54-dependent transcriptional regulator, with translation MAEHSLPILVVEDDPSLREAIGDTLELAGRHYVAVDGGEAALKVLVEQAFSIVVSDVRMMPMDGITLLKEIRARLPHLPVVLMTAYAEVEKAVDAMRSGACDFLLKPFEPKALLAHINKYELPDTDDGAGVVAIDSASRELFAIAQRVAQTDATVLLTGESGVGKEVVARFIHRQSARRNGPFVAINCAAIPDSLLEATLFGYEKGAFTGAQQAQAGKFEQAQDGTLLLDEVTEMPMGLQAKLLRVLQEREVERVGGKKPVALNIRIVATSNRDMAEAVAKGVFREDLYYRLNVFPVAIPPLRERPLDIVPIARYFLVEHGGRFGRNGVGFGAQAEQALLRHTWPGNVRELENVIQRALILSTGPEIGCEHLKLAPATAGELPRALAETPVHESDKRVDNMKDLEREHILRTLAEVDGSRKMAIERLGISERTLRYKLQQYRDEGYFKD, from the coding sequence ATGGCTGAACATAGTTTGCCCATTCTCGTCGTCGAAGATGATCCCAGTTTGCGTGAGGCGATTGGTGACACGCTGGAGCTTGCCGGGCGCCACTACGTGGCCGTCGATGGCGGTGAAGCGGCGTTGAAGGTACTGGTCGAGCAGGCTTTCTCGATTGTCGTCAGTGACGTGCGGATGATGCCGATGGATGGCATCACGTTGTTGAAGGAAATTCGGGCGCGCCTGCCGCACCTGCCAGTAGTTCTGATGACGGCCTATGCCGAGGTGGAAAAGGCGGTCGATGCCATGCGTTCCGGTGCCTGCGACTTCCTTCTCAAGCCGTTTGAGCCGAAAGCCTTGCTCGCGCATATCAACAAATATGAGTTGCCGGACACCGATGACGGGGCTGGTGTCGTGGCCATTGATTCGGCGAGTCGTGAATTGTTTGCCATTGCCCAGCGCGTGGCGCAGACCGATGCGACTGTTCTTCTTACAGGAGAGTCGGGGGTTGGTAAGGAAGTGGTCGCTCGCTTCATTCATCGGCAGTCGGCGCGTCGGAACGGGCCGTTCGTGGCGATCAACTGCGCGGCGATTCCGGATAGTTTGCTCGAGGCCACATTGTTTGGTTACGAAAAGGGCGCCTTTACCGGCGCCCAGCAGGCGCAGGCCGGGAAATTCGAGCAGGCGCAGGACGGTACGCTGCTCCTCGACGAAGTCACCGAAATGCCGATGGGGCTCCAGGCCAAACTGCTTCGCGTCTTGCAGGAGCGCGAGGTCGAGCGAGTGGGGGGCAAGAAGCCGGTTGCGCTGAATATCCGCATCGTTGCGACGTCCAATCGCGATATGGCCGAGGCGGTGGCCAAAGGGGTCTTTCGCGAGGATCTTTATTACCGGCTGAATGTATTTCCGGTAGCGATACCGCCGCTACGTGAGCGGCCGCTCGATATCGTGCCGATCGCGCGTTATTTTCTGGTCGAACATGGCGGCCGCTTTGGTCGGAATGGGGTCGGTTTTGGCGCGCAGGCTGAACAGGCTCTGCTGCGCCATACGTGGCCCGGAAATGTTCGGGAGCTGGAAAATGTGATCCAGCGGGCCCTTATCTTGTCGACCGGGCCCGAAATTGGCTGCGAGCACCTCAAATTGGCACCAGCTACGGCGGGAGAGTTGCCACGGGCGCTTGCCGAAACGCCGGTGCATGAATCCGACAAAAGGGTCGATAATATGAAGGATCTGGAGCGCGAACACATTCTCCGGACCCTGGCCGAGGTCGATGGCTCACGAAAAATGGCCATCGAACGCTTGGGTATTTCGGAACGGACATTGCGCTACAAGCTGCAGCAGTACCGGGATGAAGGGTATTTCAAGGATTGA
- the fliE gene encoding flagellar hook-basal body complex protein FliE, giving the protein MDTQGIEQMLSVLRSTAAQASGKPAESAAAGAAGGVDFAQVLKSSIDKVNQTQQQADVMAEKLAAGDTTQNLHEVMIALQTASVSFQEMVQVRNKLVTAYQDVMNIQV; this is encoded by the coding sequence ATGGACACCCAAGGTATTGAGCAAATGTTAAGCGTGCTGCGGTCTACCGCTGCGCAGGCATCCGGCAAACCGGCCGAGAGCGCCGCTGCGGGTGCGGCCGGCGGGGTGGATTTTGCGCAGGTGCTGAAGTCATCGATCGACAAGGTTAACCAGACCCAGCAGCAGGCTGATGTGATGGCGGAAAAACTTGCCGCCGGCGACACCACCCAGAATCTGCACGAGGTGATGATCGCCCTGCAGACGGCCAGTGTTTCCTTCCAGGAAATGGTTCAGGTGCGCAACAAGCTGGTTACGGCCTATCAGGACGTGATGAACATTCAGGTTTAA
- a CDS encoding flagellar brake protein → MTLAQNEVSVPVFEIDQPATYGKYLLHNRAEISVHLRALLKHHTLITVYLDEGKEFFLSTLLSIDENANQLVLDGSNHAASNDAALKAARITLSAPLERVKIQIRLPGLSLATIDGKKALIAPLPASILRLQRREFFRVETPHHISPLRCKLAVPNSTGGHFVVDYPLFDLSGGGLSLLGPVDDAELFSLGELFHDCRLEIPGESVLSVNLRVCEVLKIEMLDGQQQLRLGCEFISLPGTRLAFIERYITRLERERKALRSELEY, encoded by the coding sequence ATGACCCTCGCCCAGAACGAAGTTTCGGTTCCAGTTTTCGAAATCGACCAGCCCGCCACCTACGGCAAGTATCTTCTCCACAACCGCGCTGAAATCTCAGTTCATCTGCGCGCCCTGCTCAAGCATCACACCTTGATCACGGTCTATCTGGACGAGGGCAAGGAGTTCTTTCTCTCGACCCTGCTGTCGATCGACGAAAACGCCAACCAGCTGGTCCTCGACGGATCAAACCACGCAGCAAGTAACGATGCCGCTCTCAAGGCCGCGCGGATAACGCTGTCAGCCCCACTGGAACGGGTCAAAATCCAGATTCGCCTGCCCGGTCTTTCGCTGGCAACCATTGATGGCAAAAAAGCCTTGATTGCCCCGCTCCCGGCATCGATCCTGCGTTTGCAGCGACGCGAGTTCTTTCGCGTCGAAACGCCTCACCACATCTCGCCTCTGCGTTGCAAGCTTGCCGTCCCGAATTCAACCGGTGGTCACTTCGTCGTTGATTACCCGCTATTTGACCTGAGCGGTGGCGGGCTTAGCCTGCTGGGCCCAGTCGACGATGCCGAGCTGTTTTCACTGGGAGAACTGTTCCACGATTGCCGGCTGGAAATCCCTGGAGAAAGCGTGCTATCGGTCAATCTTCGCGTCTGTGAAGTGCTGAAAATCGAGATGCTCGATGGCCAACAACAATTGCGACTCGGCTGCGAATTCATCAGCCTGCCGGGAACCCGGCTGGCCTTCATCGAGCGCTACATCACGCGGCTGGAGCGCGAACGCAAGGCGCTCCGCTCCGAGCTGGAATACTGA
- a CDS encoding EscU/YscU/HrcU family type III secretion system export apparatus switch protein — protein sequence MAKPGNDATREAVALAYSQTDAAPRVVAKGKGLIAEQIIARAKEHGIYVHESPELVALLTQVDIDERIPPQLYMAVAELLAWLYRLEHGLPATQIGLSAQPPP from the coding sequence ATGGCCAAGCCAGGGAATGACGCGACCCGCGAGGCAGTCGCTCTGGCCTACAGCCAGACCGATGCTGCGCCGCGCGTCGTCGCCAAGGGCAAGGGTCTGATTGCCGAGCAGATCATTGCCCGCGCCAAGGAACACGGCATTTATGTCCATGAATCGCCGGAGCTTGTGGCCCTGCTAACCCAGGTGGATATTGACGAGCGCATCCCACCCCAGTTATACATGGCGGTAGCTGAACTGCTGGCGTGGCTTTACCGGCTTGAACACGGTCTCCCCGCCACGCAGATCGGCTTGTCCGCTCAACCTCCACCATAA
- the fliK gene encoding flagellar hook-length control protein FliK, whose amino-acid sequence MIPPDVANSLRAVIPDQRSETNSQAQPVARAQRVADALSNLIPGQRIFAEIQALMPNGTYRAVVAQRDITLALPFSAKPGDTLELEVAESDGKLTLAFVANRSSGNSTAAPPESVSTSLSTAGKVIGNLLTPLEGDGKQASPAALNRSQPLVETMPKTAADLAPVLKQALTQSGMFYEAHQARWVNGQLPTAALLQEPQGKLSPAPLNVPEFINRSSNFTLGPNQEISPDPLLRPPLPGTPTSPAAAPLPGTDGMTQVPPRETAEKSSPANVDPTVNRKFGENLKEVAPDRSAATTHATSQTAISTSTATAPNENPVPRELVPLVQQQLNGLATQNFVWQGQIWPGQPMWWEISGDPESKPSTDNEQASQWQTRLKLDLPSLGGMDVTLRLGAGGALAISVSAANPASEATLRNSAQPLREQLEAAGLTLTQLHVDHGQARE is encoded by the coding sequence ATGATTCCGCCAGACGTTGCCAATAGTCTGCGCGCGGTCATACCGGATCAACGTTCGGAAACGAACAGTCAGGCTCAACCGGTTGCCAGAGCCCAACGCGTCGCCGATGCGCTGAGCAATCTCATCCCTGGCCAGCGAATATTTGCCGAAATTCAGGCACTGATGCCAAACGGCACCTACCGCGCCGTGGTTGCCCAGCGAGATATCACACTTGCCCTCCCCTTTTCGGCAAAACCAGGTGACACCCTCGAACTAGAAGTCGCCGAAAGCGATGGCAAGCTCACCTTGGCTTTTGTGGCGAATCGCTCGTCGGGCAACAGCACCGCAGCGCCGCCCGAATCGGTCAGCACCTCGCTGAGCACTGCCGGAAAAGTCATCGGTAACCTGCTGACGCCACTCGAAGGGGATGGAAAGCAGGCCTCACCGGCGGCCCTCAATCGCAGCCAGCCCTTGGTCGAAACAATGCCCAAAACCGCGGCTGACCTGGCGCCGGTACTGAAGCAGGCACTCACGCAAAGTGGCATGTTTTACGAGGCGCACCAGGCGCGCTGGGTGAACGGACAATTGCCGACAGCAGCGCTGCTCCAGGAGCCACAGGGAAAACTCTCCCCGGCACCATTGAACGTCCCTGAATTCATCAATCGCAGCTCAAACTTCACCCTTGGACCGAATCAGGAGATATCTCCGGATCCACTACTTCGCCCCCCCCTTCCCGGTACGCCGACATCGCCAGCAGCGGCGCCATTGCCAGGAACCGACGGGATGACCCAGGTGCCGCCAAGAGAGACAGCCGAGAAATCATCCCCCGCCAACGTCGATCCTACGGTCAACCGGAAATTTGGCGAAAATTTGAAAGAAGTAGCCCCGGACCGGAGCGCCGCAACAACCCACGCCACGTCACAAACAGCTATTTCAACAAGCACGGCAACCGCCCCGAACGAAAATCCGGTACCGCGCGAATTGGTACCGCTGGTTCAACAGCAACTAAACGGCCTGGCGACCCAGAATTTTGTCTGGCAAGGCCAGATCTGGCCAGGACAGCCAATGTGGTGGGAAATTTCCGGCGATCCGGAGTCAAAACCGTCAACGGATAACGAACAGGCTAGCCAATGGCAGACTCGCCTCAAACTGGACCTCCCCTCGCTGGGCGGCATGGATGTCACATTGCGACTCGGCGCTGGCGGTGCACTGGCGATTTCAGTCAGTGCGGCAAATCCGGCCAGCGAGGCAACGCTGCGCAACAGCGCTCAGCCGCTTCGCGAGCAACTCGAGGCTGCCGGGCTGACACTTACCCAACTGCACGTAGATCATGGCCAAGCCAGGGAATGA
- the fliS gene encoding flagellar export chaperone FliS produces the protein MFSSPIASYRQIDVESDIHGADPHRLIVLLFDGAESALHRAQACIVNNDNAGRSEAILKAIDIILMGLSSSLNVEEGGELAQNLKALYDYMVSRLIHANLRKDPRAIREVQGLLGEISGAWREMGQKKRQEGSQNPEQNA, from the coding sequence ATGTTTTCAAGCCCTATTGCGTCGTATCGGCAAATTGATGTTGAGTCCGACATCCACGGCGCAGACCCGCATAGACTCATTGTTTTATTGTTCGATGGCGCAGAAAGTGCCTTGCACCGTGCGCAAGCGTGCATCGTAAACAACGATAATGCGGGCAGGTCAGAAGCCATTTTGAAGGCCATTGACATCATTCTCATGGGACTTTCAAGTAGCCTTAATGTTGAAGAAGGCGGCGAGTTGGCGCAAAATCTCAAGGCACTCTACGACTATATGGTGTCGCGTCTGATTCACGCTAACCTTCGTAAGGATCCGAGAGCCATACGCGAAGTTCAGGGACTTCTCGGCGAAATTTCTGGCGCATGGCGAGAAATGGGTCAAAAAAAGAGGCAAGAGGGGAGCCAGAATCCTGAGCAAAACGCCTAA
- the fliD gene encoding flagellar filament capping protein FliD, which translates to MATTSSLGVGTGIDLQSMLTKIMAAERAPIDALNTKIAAANTKISLYGTLKSKLDALQSAADTLRFPSRLAAISATSSDAGVVGSSATYSASIGSYSAEVTQLASAQKSFSVAYTTGSTFGQGTLNFTVGGVAATPIAMNDQASYTLEEVGARINNAKVGVTASVITDSSGNQRMVLTGEKSGDANSFTLASTLAPSGGQSSLASFDTATVGLMRTSAQNGKMKLDGIEISSSTNSFTTGVTGLTLSAVKLGTANISVQNDSAKITTAVQAFVDSYNAVVSLVKSNTGYDTTTKKSQALSGDSTVRSVLGNLGSARSSTPATLSSATFKTLSELGVSIQQSGLLALDSSKLSKATSTSATEVIKTLGAYGQTFSTAVTEMQNTGGLVTTRINSLNSSVSRFKESQVSLEHRVSLIEKRYQAQFTALDKYVSAMNVTSSALTQQLAALTTNSS; encoded by the coding sequence ATGGCAACGACAAGTTCTCTTGGAGTCGGCACCGGCATTGATCTGCAATCCATGCTCACCAAGATCATGGCTGCCGAGAGAGCGCCGATAGATGCACTTAATACAAAGATTGCAGCTGCCAACACCAAGATTTCGCTATATGGCACCCTCAAATCGAAACTTGATGCGTTGCAGTCTGCTGCGGATACGCTACGGTTTCCCTCTCGTCTTGCGGCAATTTCCGCAACATCCAGCGATGCAGGCGTTGTCGGCTCCAGTGCGACATACTCTGCGTCGATTGGATCTTACAGCGCCGAAGTAACGCAACTGGCCAGTGCTCAGAAGAGTTTTTCCGTTGCCTATACCACAGGAAGCACTTTTGGACAGGGAACGCTGAATTTCACCGTAGGTGGCGTGGCAGCAACACCTATCGCGATGAATGACCAAGCAAGTTATACCCTCGAAGAGGTTGGCGCACGGATCAACAATGCCAAGGTTGGAGTTACTGCATCAGTCATCACAGATTCGAGCGGCAACCAACGCATGGTTCTGACCGGTGAAAAATCGGGTGACGCAAATAGTTTTACACTGGCGTCCACACTAGCGCCCTCGGGAGGACAAAGCTCCCTTGCGAGTTTCGATACAGCCACCGTCGGACTAATGCGAACCAGTGCCCAGAATGGAAAGATGAAACTGGATGGAATCGAAATCTCCTCCAGCACCAACAGTTTCACAACGGGTGTAACAGGCCTTACGTTGTCTGCTGTCAAATTGGGTACTGCAAATATTTCTGTCCAAAACGATAGCGCCAAAATCACAACAGCAGTTCAAGCTTTTGTCGATAGCTACAATGCCGTTGTATCGCTAGTCAAATCTAACACTGGCTATGACACTACAACCAAGAAGTCTCAAGCATTAAGCGGCGACTCCACTGTACGCTCAGTGCTTGGTAATTTGGGATCTGCCCGGAGCTCGACGCCTGCCACACTCTCAAGCGCCACGTTCAAAACACTGAGTGAACTTGGCGTAAGTATTCAGCAAAGCGGCTTGCTCGCACTGGATTCGAGCAAACTGAGCAAGGCTACTAGCACATCTGCAACAGAAGTGATCAAAACACTGGGGGCTTACGGACAGACATTTAGTACCGCTGTGACGGAGATGCAGAATACCGGAGGACTTGTCACGACTCGCATTAATAGCTTGAACTCGTCCGTATCCCGATTCAAGGAAAGTCAAGTTTCGCTGGAGCATCGAGTCAGCCTGATCGAGAAACGATACCAAGCCCAATTTACAGCACTCGACAAATACGTCAGCGCCATGAACGTCACAAGTAGCGCGCTGACGCAGCAATTAGCGGCCTTAACCACAAATTCTAGCTAG
- a CDS encoding flagellar protein FlaG encodes MNIESVKSASPLLRTPLPEAATKVEHQIPDQGNRTVAMKASDTSKNPETYGAQNENKSSGLSVEDAVKRLADFVAPTQSQINFSIDQDSGVSVVKILDSQSKEVIRQFPSEEAIALAQALDKLQGLLIRDKA; translated from the coding sequence ATGAACATCGAATCCGTAAAGTCAGCGAGTCCGCTTCTGCGAACACCGTTGCCCGAGGCGGCCACCAAGGTTGAGCACCAGATTCCCGACCAAGGCAACCGAACAGTCGCTATGAAGGCTAGTGACACCTCCAAAAACCCAGAAACATATGGAGCTCAAAACGAGAATAAATCCTCAGGACTTAGCGTTGAAGATGCTGTCAAACGTTTAGCCGACTTCGTTGCACCCACGCAATCTCAAATCAATTTTTCAATTGACCAAGATTCAGGGGTTAGCGTTGTTAAAATTCTGGATAGCCAGTCGAAAGAAGTAATCCGTCAGTTTCCTTCCGAAGAGGCAATCGCCCTGGCTCAAGCGCTGGACAAACTTCAGGGGCTTTTAATTCGGGACAAGGCTTAA
- a CDS encoding flagellin, which yields MAATINTNTYSLNAQRNLAKNSLGLASAIERLSSGLRVNSARDDASGLARGMTLETSARTTAVNIRDLGDQISTAETEDGALSVLNDVLQRMGELNAQSDMTNTSDELTALASQASTLATAGGATITITATSDTAAITSAIGVVASTRAAKGATMNNAEFQIQAAQVSYANQMAARGRIMDADFAEETSRLSRFQILQQAGTAMVAQANAIPQNVLTLLR from the coding sequence ATGGCCGCTACAATTAACACCAACACTTACTCACTCAATGCTCAGCGCAATTTGGCCAAGAACTCTCTTGGTTTAGCCTCTGCCATCGAGCGCCTGTCATCAGGTCTGCGCGTAAACTCCGCTCGCGATGATGCATCAGGTCTTGCACGAGGAATGACGCTCGAAACTTCTGCGCGCACAACCGCGGTGAATATCCGCGATCTCGGTGATCAAATATCCACGGCCGAAACCGAGGATGGCGCTCTCAGTGTTCTGAATGATGTTTTGCAACGGATGGGGGAATTGAACGCCCAATCCGACATGACAAATACTTCCGACGAGCTTACTGCTCTTGCTTCACAAGCATCAACCCTGGCAACGGCTGGCGGTGCAACTATAACCATCACCGCCACATCAGATACAGCAGCTATTACGTCTGCCATTGGCGTGGTTGCCTCTACTCGCGCCGCGAAAGGCGCAACGATGAACAACGCCGAGTTCCAAATCCAGGCGGCTCAGGTCAGTTACGCAAACCAGATGGCAGCCCGTGGCCGAATCATGGACGCTGATTTCGCCGAAGAAACCTCTCGCCTATCCCGCTTCCAGATTCTCCAGCAGGCAGGTACTGCGATGGTGGCCCAAGCAAATGCAATTCCACAAAACGTCCTGACGCTGCTGCGTTAA